TTGCTAAGCTATCACTTGAACCCCCCAAAAATTAATCTAAGAGGCTAGACTTAAGGATAATAGGAATTCCAAGAAAGAATTAATCAAATTCGTTAAGTATCtatacataaaaacattaatagcATAATGATGCTCCAATCGTCCTGACAAGTATAGCCGCTGAAGAAATGGTGGAGGGCAAGATAGGCTTTCAAGATCAAGGACCTCGCTCTCTTCTATCGAAGTTATAGACAAAGCACGAAGTTTTTTTAGCATTTCAATGGAAGAGCACAGAGCAACCCCGTGTTCTCTTCTGAACTTCACAATGCCTAGCCTCCGCAGTTGATCCAGCTTTCCAAGTTCTCTCATTAGATCATGGCTGCCATGATCTGCCTCTATAAAGCAGAGCTTTTGCAAGAAACGGAGACATCCTATTTGTACCATGGCCTTGAAACcatatttagaatttatttgtGCATAAGATTGTATTTCATACCGATACACCAATAGGTGGCGAAGTTTCTGAAGCTTCGAGATCTCAACAGGCAATGCAATGATACATGTGTGTTTAAGATCCAATGTCTCTAGGTACTGAAGATTCCCAATTGAGCTTggaatgttttttatttttgtgccCCTCAAAGCTTAGATATTTCAAACGGAACAGCCTGATGATCTCATTAGGAAATACCTCTAGAGGTGCACCTTGCAAATCTAAGACATTAAGTAGCTTAAAATCAAGAGGAAACGAAAGGGATTTTGAAGACTTAGAAAGTGAATCTACCCTCCAAAACATGAGCAAAGAACGAAGATGAGAGATGCTCTGGCCTCGTAGTACATCTGGCATGGTTTCATGTATTGACAGGCGACAAAATTTTTCAGGCCCCACTGTGCCTTTTGTTGTTACAAAGTTTTGATCTCTTGATTTGGAAATGATTATTTGGCGAAGTAGGTCATGGACGCGGCATGTTTTGATCCTCCCTTCACTAGTTGTTCCAGCCACTTGGATCAGGCTTCTGTTCAAGAGCTCGTAGAGGTAGCCTTCTGCAACTTCTTCCAAAGTCATGCCTTTTTTTGTTCTCACAAATCCTTCCGCTATCCATAATCGTATTAGCCTCATTTGGTCAATGACACTATTTTTAGGAAAGATGCTAAAATACAGAAAACAAGAATTGAGATGGTAAGGTAAATCATTATAACTGAGTGATAATATCTTTTCCATACGGTTGAgtctagcattttccttaaGTTCATCACCAAGACTACGTTTAATCATATCCCATTCATCTACCCTGTCCTTGGTCGCCAAAACACCACTGATTGCCACAATTGCAAGTGGTAATCCTTCACATCTTTTGAGGATACTTTCTGTGAGATTCTTCAAATAAGGGGGGCAAGAGTTTTCTCCGAAAGTCTTCCTGCAAAATAAAGTCCGAGACTCTTCAAGAGGTAAAGGGTTCAAAAAATAGATGTTACCATGGAATTCCTTGACAGAGGCAGAGGCTATGTCAGAATTGCATGTTGTGAGCATTACTCGGCTGCTATTGCTGCTTGGCAATGCATATTTGACTGCATCCCACTCATCTATATGCCACAAGTCATCTAGCACAATCAGGTACCTCTTAGTCGTATGTTGCAAAAAGCtgttgatttttatatttagcTGATCGTTGGTCATGCTGTCCAGTTCTTGAGGAACTGGTTTCCTTTTTACCTGGTAGAGTTGCCGAAGCATGTGTTTTAGGAGCTCTTCCATCTTAGGAGATAGATCAACAGTTATCCAGGCACGGTATTTGAAAGTGTAGCTTCACCTGTGCATCATCATAGACTTTCTTTACCAAGGTGGTCTTCCCCAGCCCCCCTATTCCAACTACGGTAACCACTTCTCGTCCAGTATCATCCTGGATTAGCCAGCTGATCAGCTGCTTTCGATGCCCACTAGATCAGATTCTTCTATCAAAAGGGCATTCTGTCGATGGTCATGCGTCCTAGCAGCAATCTTGGCAGTAGTCTGGGTGTCAATGGTTTCGCTCTGTAATAGCTCATGTCTATCTGGGATATTTTCGATTCTGGATTTGATGCATTTTATTTCTGCAGCTATCTGATGGTGAGTTATAAAATTCTTTATTGCGGAAAGTTTATTTTTAAGATAAGCATGGGAATCATGGGCAGGATGATGTGTGAGGCGAAGCCTGTATTCATCAAGAGCATCTTCAATACCATAAGCCACACCTCTTAGTTGCTTAACCCACACGTCAAGTCCAGGACTCCTGTATTCTATTTCATCAGCAGCTATTAGTAAGGCCCTGATGTCCTCCAGTTTGTCTTTGATCCCCACAGCTTCTTCCTTCACCCCCTTCGACAGTTGCACCTCTTCTTTAATATAGTAAATGTGCATTAAGGGGAGGGCAAATTGGTAATTGCAATTGCACATCCCAAATGGGCAATTGATTTAGAACAAATGGACACATAGGGACCAAGTGTTTCACCTATCAAAATTTACTAGTTCCAGcagaggaaattgaagaacatCCAAGACCTTCGTGGGGCATTCCAACAAAGAGATAAGGAAAACTAAAAGTCCGGTAGAATAGAGGGAGAACTCTCAAGTGAGTATTCATAGATTTTACATTTTAGATTTTGCAGTAAAGAGTTCAATGGATAAAGGTAAGATAAGGGATTGACTCATTTGCATCCCAGATGTGTAAAGGAGCCATGACTTGTCCTTTTTGAGGTTCAGGGAGCTATGGTTTGGCGGATGGGAAGGAAGGTTCTAGTTGGAGGTGCTCTACCACAGCCTTTAGGAGATGCTTTTGCTGGGAAATGTGTCAATCTTGAAGGGGTGAAACAGTCTATTGTAACAGCAAAGATGCTTAAAATTCCAGTTTGCGCCTATGATCTAGATCCTAGAATTTGGCCAATACTCCTTTAGAGTAGAAAAGCCGATGAAGCAGGTGATAAATTTGTAACATAATTTCTCTCAATTTCAACTGGCAATGCCATGCCCAAAATTAAGaggtatattttttattaattgtctACAGAAAATTAGTCTACTCATAAAATGTTTCTCATTAGTAAGTGGATTAGGTTGTTTAATAAACTTCATTGGTATTGTAATATCTCCACTTATAAAGCACCAGAAAAAAGGGTATTAACAATATTCTTACTCGGTACAAATAATTTTTCCCATTAGTAGGAAttaaataaaggaagagagggaacataaaaaatgaaatgaggTGTGAGAGgactgatttttatttttattttttaaggggGCAATGAGCCTATCATTTGACTTAATTCTAGGTGAAAATAGTAACCTAAAGTGATTTAGCCTTGTTTGGTATTGGTCCAAAGAGGAAAAATTAAGTTGTCTTTAATCTCCATGCAATAATTGGTAAAGGAAttggaaaataattaaatacaatttaaCAAGGCTGATTGTTCAGCATTTAGCAACAAAAATGTTACTCCACCAAGGAGTTCggaaaacaatatatattacTCAACTTTTAGATCAGAAAATAAATGGCATATTCAAGGTTAAACTTGCCACAGTCGTTGTGGAAGGCTCAGTTAGGAGGGTAATGGAGGTCGCTAATTTCAATAATCAGCTCTATATATTTTCGTCTGTGCCTACAGAAGAATGAGTTTGGATTACCCCATGATTCAGTCATCATCATCAGAGTCATCAAATGTAATCTTTTTAGCCTTTGGAGCATCTAGAGAAATTTCCTTGAAGTGAGCCCCATAAAGCTTGGACTCCTGCATTGCAACATGAAGTATTAAACTACTTTGATGGAAAAGATGCTTGAAATATCTTGCATGCACATGCACATGCACAGACCAGGGCATGTTGACAtagaaccaaagaaaaaaatagcgCGAACACTTAAGACTAGGGAGAAAAATCCAGCAACTATCTGAACATGAATGTGAACTGTGAACATGTAAGTACGAACACCTATTAATGGggagaaaatttattaaaatgggGAAGAAATGTACACCTTCTTCTTTACATGAGTGCCAAATTTTAAAAGGGCCTCGGGCACAATTTGCCCGGCTTCTCTGAGGACATTTACCAGCTCGCCAGCAAGCCCCTGAAATAGTACCATTAACActggagaaaatgaaaaagaaaaaatttggcAAAACACAGCCTTGGTCAGATGACCAAGATATTgaataacacacacacacacacaaattaccTTGTTCTGCTGCATGAAGAATGTATGAGCAACACCCTTTTTACCAGCCCGTCCAGTCCGCCCAATTCTGTGGACATAGTCCTCTGTGGTCAGAGGAAAACTATAGTTGATCACCACTTCAACATCCGGAATATCCAATCCTCGAGCAGCTACGTCAGTAGCTATCTGCGTGTGTATGGTCACATGTAAATAGGACTTATAGGTTACTGGAAATTGTCCATGATCATTATAGATCAAGTCATGTAGAGATCAGGCCCTTTCAATCAATTCTCTTGTGTGCTCGAGCAtctaaaaaaactcaaaaattgaGCAATAAGATACAATAACTTACCATCAAAGGGCAGCTTCctttcttgaataatgacaATGCCTTTGTACGTTCATGTTGTGCTTTGTCACCATGTATTGAAACAACATTCCAACCCCTAGAAATTGCATGTTAACATCATCAGTGGCTTTCCATTTTAAGAGTCATAGCCAGAATAGCCTGGCTTGGCTAAGGAGTCCTAATCAATATATAGGGGCAGGAATACCTTTCTAACAGCATATTTTCGACACGTTTTGTTTCATATTTGTACAAGACAAAAACCAATACTCTATTCCTGGCAGAAGTACAAAATGTGTTAGCAGGATATGGCACAACAAGGTGTTAAGAGAAATTATATAGTGATTCAACTATTTTCAAGGTTTTCCTGTGTGACACAGAGATACAGAATATATTCATCTAAGTCAATGATAGAATCCTCCAGGCTTCAGTTGTCTCAAGCATGAATTCACAAGCTTAATGgatgattaaaaataaaagggaaaaaagggaTTTCTTTTTCACCGCCGGGGGGGAGGGTgggaaagggggggggggggggggaatgaaTAGCAACAAATACCTTTGGGATTGGTGGTATTTTTCCAGCAGAGTGACTAAACGCTGATCACGTGAACGATCATCCAAAACCTAAAGAAAGATTATTCGTACTTAATAGATACAATCATATTTCTATGCTAAGATATAACAACTGATTGTTACACAGGTTATTTATATAGTATTGAGAACTTCTATACCTCCACTATCTGCATTACATCATGGTTGGCAGCTAAATCCTCTGAACCTACAACAACCTGAAACAATGTTCATCGTTCTTTCAGAGATAGTGATTAGGAAACTGATCAAAGGAGATAACGAACAAAGACCCATACCTTAACTGGATTAGGATCCATGAACTCCTGAGCTAATTGATGAACTAAGAGAGGCCACGTGGCACTGAACATTACCATTTGGCGAGCTGtgcaaaattaataattttatatttcttgtcAAGAAAGGCTGAAAAGTAATTCATCCAGGCTTAGGGCAGAGTCAaacaaaagatgaagaaaattaaatccaaaaactTCAATTAGAGGATAATAAAATCCATAACAAGAAGTGCAAAACATAGATTTCTTCATATTACATTTATCATAGATACCCACTGGATGGAGGGGTGTAACTGACATATTCTACCAAAACCCAATATTACTGAGTTAGATGTTTAAGTAAAAGACATggttaaaaacaaaattcctCAACCAAACTGATCTATTTACATGATTGTTTTATGTAAGTGGCATATTTCATTATTATAGATGGGTCGGATGGACTCGATGGAGGGATGCAACTGATATGTTCTACCAAAAACCCAATATAAATGAGAGTAAGATGTTTACCTGAAAGACATGGTTAAAAACAGGGCTACTCAACCAAACTCATCTATTGTTTGTTTCATGTCAGTGGCAGTTCATGCAATTGAAGGTGTAAatataaaaggtttttttaggcaatagaatttaaactcaattaaaatatatatatatatatatatattatagaatgatgacatggaaaattttgggatttCAAAAGTTTATGCGGTAACATGAGAAGGTGTCaacaaaaagttataaattatatattgatgatatggttCATGTTGTAagtcatttatatatttatatgtacgtcttgataagtaaaaaaatatatatataaatcaggAAAATgagtcacccaagtatacaaGAAGTATACTTGGGATACTTGGGTAAACAatcagtttatatatatatatatatatatattgattgttAAGTACACACATTTAGTGGATCTTGAAGCCATGACCTTAGcctccatcccattattatggGAAGAGAAAGTACCAGCAGAGCTATAAACTACTTAAGTAGTTTATATATTACTATGGAATATTTTGGCTTTACTAACAGACACCAGAGAAGATGaattagagagagaggaaaaatcaTCCGTATAGCTTGAAGGTTAAAAATTCactcaaacccattaaaaaatgtCACCATCAATCCAGAAGATATCAGCAACACAACAGAAAATCCAATGGACAAAGAGCTCCATTGACACTACTATATCCAAAGCATCAGATAGACTCAAATCATAATAGACCCAGTATCTGAACTGAGCTACCTAGGGTCAGCTGTTGGTCCATTATGTAACGAcctaaggaaaagcgctagccacatctgcgctatacctcaaaaggactagtcacaattgagactccttgtagttgttaataaaacccacatctacccagtaaatacccgatgtgggactcattacACACCcatacacatcacacaatcaatcaaattgaggcatcacaatctcccccacttaaatccctaacgtcctcgttagggcctaCTTTGTAGGGTAGTGTCTTTCAGCTCActttgtgatgccccaatttgattgattatgtgatgtgtgtaaatgtgtgatgagtcccacatcgggtatttactaggtagatgcgggctttattaacaattataatgaggctcaattgtgactagtccttttgaggtatagcgcagatgtggctagcgcttttctttggatcgttacatatggtatcagaacCGGCCTGGTAACCCCGCGTGGGCTCaaagacactaccccacaaaatGGGCCCTAATGAGGACGTTAGGAATTTAAgtggggagattgtgatgccccaatttgattgattatgtgatgtgtgtgggtgtgtgatgagtctcgCATCGgatatttactgggtagatctgggctttattaacaattacaaagAGCCTCAATTGtaactagtccttttgaggtatagcgcagatgtgacTAGCACTTTTCCTTAGATCGTTACAtaattgtgatgccccaatttgattgattgtgtaatgtgtgtgggtgtgtaatgagtcccacattgggtatttactgggtagatgtgggctttattaacaactacaaagaGCCTCAATTGCGACTAGTCCTTTTGaagtatagcgcagatgtggctagcgcttttccttaaGTCGTTACACATTATTTCCACAGTTAAAAGCCCTATCAAtatattttgacaaatttgatagttacacAAGGAGAGGGAAGAATTTGAACCCTTGATGTCTCTGTTGGAAACACCAAAAGGCaatagttgagctacaaggctcttggctaaAAGCCCTATTAATGTGACAATCCAAGCTCTGCCGCATTCCATAAATCTTATTCTAAGCATTGGTTGTTGGCCAGTTAATCAACAGCCCACTGaatctctccaaaatttgaaaattaaattcgGATCATGTCCCACCACTAATTGTGTTCCCTCATAAAACCTGTCTTTCTTCAAGATTCCTCCCCGTGACTTTAAATACTTCTTTTGTGTTCAACAAAATCCTATCTTTTTCTAACCATACCTTACAGATTCTTAAGTACGtataaaattccaaaccctAAGATCACTACTTTGCAAACCCTAAAGCCCAAAGCATAAGCAATTGTGGGTGAGGTTCCAAGTGTGTCCCACATCAAGAACTTAGGCGAACAATGACCCTTTATGATTTCCCATCAATTTACTACGTATGGGAATTTGGAGGGAGACAATACATGGGGGAGGAAGAGGAGAACGGAAGGAATAAGTATCCCTTCAATTGGatgttctaataaatattagGATCGGAGAGGGGAATAGATCTGTTTGGTTGCATAGTAGGAATGAGAAGAAATAATAAATGTATAATAGATGATGTCAATTGACAATAggaagaaataaaagataagttgtTTAGATAGAgttaattttcataaattaagAGTAAAGTGGAAGTAAAGATCAATTCAATTAACCTTATATCCTCTCCTTTCAAACTCCCTCAATTTTAGAGAATTGAAAACAGGGCTTTGAAGGGGTACCAATATCCTGACTTTGACTCTTTAATTCTTTGACATAATACATCAGACTTATAATGCATTACCAGACCTTGCACTGCCTTTCCAAATGACTCATGGATTACCAATATCAGGCTTCAACACTCTCATTTGAACACTACAAACCATTAGCTGTAGTTACTGCATCAAGAGACTAGGAAGGCAGAAACTAGACTAGGAAATTCAAGTGGGAGCTATTGGAGGAAGATAACATATATCCAATGCTCAGCACATCAGCTATCaaagatatttatttataggaatCAACAAAACAGAGAGTAGACGAGCATTCAAGAATAAAGGGAAcgtataaataaacaaataatttcaaCACAAACATAAGAAGCATAACGAACAAAGAAACCATTGTTAATATTCTGCGTACCAGAACAGGTCTGACCCAGAATAGAGCGAACTTCTTGCTCAAATCCCATATCCAGCATTCGATCGGCTTCATCAAGAACCTACAGAAAATTAATGTTCATATTCATTTAGAGCACAAACTACATAGTGGGTCTTCTCAAAAAGCTATACTCAACAGGCAATTAATTGatagttgcaacttgcaagtgCAACAATGACATAGACGTACTAGTGATATCGATGTTCTTggggagggagggagagagagtgcTAAAAAGTATAACAAACTACACCTACTAACTTTGGAGTTCTCTTAGTGTCTCTATTTGGTTTGTAACTTTTGAACTGAAACAATGTTAACCTACAAGTTTTACCCTAATGCAAATATGAACCATCCGTCCATTTTTAAGAATTAATGAAGGGTAAGAGTCATATGGCTATCACATGTACACATATAAACCTCCCAACCTAATCATAACATTTGCTGTTTCAGATACCCACTACTAGAAGTACAAACAAAGAAAACGATGTTAGCATCCAAATGAAGATTTACACAAAGAGCCCACCCAAAATGATGGGTTCTGGAAGGAAATGGCAGTGCTAGGGTGGGGGGATGCTAAAGTTGGTCATTTGTTTGAGAGGAAACATATAATGCACTAGAGGCAATACTTTGAAAAGTTCTCTCTCAGAAAATGGATATTGTGGACCTTATCTGCAAGGTGTTCACTTTTAACAAATACGGTACAGGAGGATTCCCTTTTAGTCTAATTGGAGGGGGAAAAGCTGTTGTTtgctctgagagagagagagagagagagagaagggcccTGTCCCATAAGATTTTCTATTTTCGTCAATCCATTGCAGTCatcattttaaaatgaattctCTTCTGCTAAAATGAAATTATAGGTTCAGTCAGAAAAGGAACAGCTACTGGAGATACATGATTATTTATGGCTGAGTTTTGGAGTCTCAAGCGTGCAGCCATTGGGAAAGCATTTCAACAAATGGATACTCATTTGGAAAGTGATGCACATTAAGATGACCACTTAGGAAGGACTGCTTAATAATGGCTGAATAAGATTTTTATGATACCATTATTGTTATGTGCACTTTACTGTCAGTGTGAGGCTGTCAGCTGACCTTTCCCACATAGCTATAAATCAAATTGACATTACCATAAAGCTTGTCACTTTTTCATCCCTAACATCTGCCCTAGCCTCAATGCTATTAATTTAAATAGCTCCATGAAGCAACATATAGATAATAGACAGGGATGCATCTTCAAGTTCAAGGAAAtatcagttttttcttttgtccaAGTTGGGTGTTGCAGGGGAAAGATTTACTACCACGGTTATCAGATATCCCATGCCAACCAATGTTGCCATTTCAATGAAGTTCACTGAAAAAATACGAGTGGACAATATGTTTTGAGAAATTGGATTTCCCAAGAGACTGATGTGGGAAAAAGAAGTGCTATTTGAAATGGATCTTGTTGGCACAAATTAGTTTATTAGACATGATAAGTAACCAGGATTTGATTTTTAAAcacaataagaaaaattttgataagccaagttttacaaagaaaaaacttaCCACAAATGACACCTCCTTAAGGCAGCACACTCCCATTTCAATCAGATCCTTTAAACGACCAGGTGTTCCAATGACAATGTCCTGAGTGTACAGAAGAAATAAGCCAGTGATCCAACTATAAGAAAATGTAGCACACCATATCGTCtttctaaataaatatataaagcaaACAATCAAAGCATTATTAGTGTATGTCTGTGTGCAACTAACAGGACAGAGTAATTAATGTGTGACTTTTACAATTGGCATATAAATACAGCCAGACTTAGGAACAGAATATCTTACAACACCAGACTTCAAAGAAGCTATCTGAGGTCCTTTTGAGGTTCCTCCGTATAGACAAACTGATTCCACACCACAAGATTTCCCAGCATCACACAGAACATCTgaaatctacaaaaaaaaaataaggccAATTATTGGTTGCGTTTTAGACAACAAAAACCTTCacaaaatcaaatgaaaatatagaaaagatattgcCGGAGAGAAGATAAGAAGATGAAAACCATAACAGAATCAGCACAGTCATAATAGTAGATAGACATAAAAAGTGGAAATGCTATCATCACATAATCCATAAGTTTCTCCAATTGCCCTGTTTTATTCAAGCAAATATGTGCTGGCATTAGTTCACATTTATGGTTCTAGAGTTCTTGTTTTTAGTGCATACCATCAGATCTCTCCCTGAAAATACAAGTGCTTTGTTATTCATGTTGGTTTCTTACAACCAATGATGAGAacattttcttcctcttcttttcccCCACATTCTTCATTCAGATAAGTAAATGTGCGTTccttattattcaatttttattgttcctgctattata
The sequence above is drawn from the Quercus lobata isolate SW786 chromosome 12, ValleyOak3.0 Primary Assembly, whole genome shotgun sequence genome and encodes:
- the LOC115972136 gene encoding DEAD-box ATP-dependent RNA helicase 5; the protein is MGRKLEDSTTTGVLPGDSEPPQNPENKIKKKKKNKNKQRNKDKAEEPEASNPKRKHEEIEPKEKKSKNKKPKEDEKESKTHQGKEEDEAVEDGLVVVSGHNVKLGKYAPLKSFAESGLPQEVLECCKNFQSPSSIQSRAWPFLLDARDFIGIAATGSGKTLAFGVPAIMHVLNKRKGKMSKGRNPLCLVLSPTRELAQQISDVLCDAGKSCGVESVCLYGGTSKGPQIASLKSGVDIVIGTPGRLKDLIEMGVCCLKEVSFVVLDEADRMLDMGFEQEVRSILGQTCSARQMVMFSATWPLLVHQLAQEFMDPNPVKVVVGSEDLAANHDVMQIVEVLDDRSRDQRLVTLLEKYHQSQRNRVLVFVLYKYETKRVENMLLERGWNVVSIHGDKAQHERTKALSLFKKGSCPLMIATDVAARGLDIPDVEVVINYSFPLTTEDYVHRIGRTGRAGKKGVAHTFFMQQNKGLAGELVNVLREAGQIVPEALLKFGTHVKKKESKLYGAHFKEISLDAPKAKKITFDDSDDDD